In the genome of Motacilla alba alba isolate MOTALB_02 chromosome 15, Motacilla_alba_V1.0_pri, whole genome shotgun sequence, the window GCAGGtgctatttaaagaaaaagtaccATTCAGTGCTGACTACTTTTCCTCCCACTGTGCTCATTTTTTTGCTAACATTTGTGTGCAATTTGCTTCAATTGTGTGCACAGATCActacaatttttatttcaggaagtgggggggaaggaaaggtgGGGAGTTTTGTGAAACGGTCACATCTCCTTCCATTTCCTCAGGCactgggaaagaggagagggaaatcGCTAAGCGCcctaaatgtaaaataattatCTCTAAATGGTTCAAACTCTAATAAATGCAAGATCTTAAATGGCACACCCAGCCAGCTTCCCCAGGCACATCCTATGAGCAGTTTCCTGTGGTTTGCTGTGATCCTGGTGTTGTTCCAGCAAGAGAatggaaagcagctggaagggaggacaccaagaaaagaaagaaaagaaaaaaataaaagaacattcTTTATGTTTAGTGATCACACAGTGCTGTGTCCATACAACAGCTATCACTACAGGCCAagtgccaggcagagctgtggcactgcaCCATTACCAAATACTCAGAGCAAGTTCAATGCCCCTTTTGAGGGGAACTGTAggtccagcagcacaggaaggtCACACAAGTGCTGCCATCCTGTCccttggcacagccaggctgggacagcagctcccctgcagtggcacagcagcctgctcGTCCTGTTTGGCACACTTGGGTCAAGTTTGCATGTGGCATTTTCCTGGGGTATTCCAATCAGTCAGCACCATCAAGCAGTGCTCCATTTGGGCTTGGGAGGAGTCCCTTTAATGGGTGTTACAGGCTCATCTCAACCCCTCCCCTGTGTTTTGTGCTCTGCTGTCACAGGGCCTTTCAcaggagccctgctctgctcagactgCACAGAGCGCTCCTGTTTGCACAGGactgcctctgcctctcccaCGAGCACTGCATCACACTCCAGGGAGGCTCTGAGAATTAATTGGCAGCACTGACTCTCCAGGTCTTGCACACCCAGACCAGTGGCCTCTGTTGCCTGTGTAAAATAACCGCTGTCACTGGTGAGTAAGCAGTGAGCTGCTGATCCCTGGGGGCAGTGCTGAGGGGAGATGGGATCACAGTGCTAAGCCGTGCtcagacagcagcactggagtCTGCTCAAAATCAGTCCAGCTAACACAGCACTGAGCCTGAAATGCTGCCTCTCTGAGCTCTACGTCAGACCAAGGGACAGAGACtgaaaaagagcagcagaactgcttTCTGACACTATCCAAACAAGTCACCGGAGACAAATCTATCCCTGCTCTTTAACGACAATAttcctaaaagaaaaacagtcagGTTTGATATAAtagataaaataatgaaatgggGTTGATAGAAATTAAAAGATTTCACTTCAACGGAATATTTTGACCAAAGAATATCAGTGATCTCAGTCTAAGCTCTGgaatgggttttgtttgtgttgtcATACATGGGTAGACACagtaaaaataacaagaaaagcACGTCTGGCATTTGCTTGGCTGGCTGGATGTGAAGAGTGTGGCTATATTTAAATGCAAGCACATGAGCTGCAGTGAGCTAGATAGccactggaagggaaaaaaaaggggaaaaaaaagaaaacaaaggggaAGCTGGTTCTTTATAACACAATGTCAGTCTTCATGGTCCATGACTCATTGCTGCCATTCTGAATTCTGCATGGAGTTTGTCAGCCTGATGTTGGGCTACTTCTTTGCCACTAATTGACTCCTAATTTGAAAGcattgcatttgttttaaaaggtaTCTTGAGAGGTTTaacaatttttactttttgaagGTTTCATTATGCTCTTCCCCAGTGCaagtgagcagcactgagcctCGGGGAGAGAGCGAGTGCAAATTCTACAGTGCTGGGCAGAGTTTCATCCACATCCAGCAAAATGAGAACCCAAACAAGAGATAGACCAAAAGTTGTATCTAGACTTTGCTTCCAGAGATGCTTCTCAGCCAAACAAaaagttgcttttctttccctcattcCTCCACCTCTTATCATGTCTTCAGTGTCATCATGTATTCAGAGGTTTTCTatttaggtaaaaaaaaaataccaataaaCAAACAAGCCTTCAAAACCCAGATCTGAATTAATCTACAGGGAAAAACCACACCAGAATATCCAGTCACAGTATATTGATAAAGTATTGCTCTTTGTAACAAAGCAAGGACTGAACTGGAAGTAGCAAACTTGCCTTCGTGCTTCTGAAATTCCTCTTCTGTGAAATTAATGTCTTTGTGAGACAAGTTTGTCATCAGTTGTTTATtctcctcctggagctgtgcaatTTGGGTAAGAAGATCCTGTGCTTCCCCTCTCCAGACATCCTCCACCAGTTCTAATTCCTATAGGGTAAATCAGGACAacacattcatattttaaaacatgttaaGAGTCTTTGACTGGACAATTTACAGATCAAACTAGTAATGATCCTACTGATTCTTATGGAAAGCAATTAAATAAGACTTCTTTGAGTTTCTTAGAAGACATCTGCTTTTCTAATGCCACCACCAGCAAACCAGCCACCACAGTCCCCTTTGATACACCTGAATGGAAATACCAGGGGGGAGCATTCCTGATGTAAAGCAAGGTACCCAAAGGATGGCTCCTCATaccctgctgtgctggacaAATAACCAAACACCAGCAGCAAttccctcctgcatcccaggaaGCAGCTGCAAAGCTGTTAGAGAGCCCCCAAACCATCCCACAGCTGGGCCATGAACTCAGGGGTGGACAAACTCCTTCTGACAGAACAGCCTGGTCTGAATTCCTGCTGTGAAACACGAGTGTAAATTGATGAGTGTGTGAGCCAGTGCAGCAAAGGCAGAGCTCCTGGTGCACACAGTgaacacaaacccaaaccatgctgctTCCCATGCAAATTGTCCTGCTGGAATGTCCTGAGTGGTGTCTGTGTTAGTGCAGCCAGGCCTGCCGAAACAGCTCCCACTTGTCAGGACACTCTGTGTCAAGAGCAGCTGTCACCAATCCTCATGAAGGTCAAGTCAGGACAAAAAGTAAAAAGTCCTTAAGGAAAGCAGTTGTATTTAGAACCTTGCTTGTTCCAAAAGCTTCTCTCTGTATATCTCACTTCTGCAGTGGGgggcattccctgctccatttTCACTGATGTTCTTCAGGCAAAAAGCTGCATGCAAGtccctggagccaggctgagtCACTGCTGACTTCCACATCCATCCACATGCCCCTTTCCTACCTAACAACAAAACACATTCAGACAACAACCCAGCCAAGCACAGCTCGAGGCTAAAATAAGCTCAGCTGAGAGATTAAAGGATAGCTCTCTGCTTTGAATGTATGCTCTGATAATGGGAAGTCATGTTCCTGGTGACTTTTGGGtccaaatataatttttttccagtattgcTGCTAAAAGTGTTGCAGAAAACATTAGGTGGCAAAGAATAATAAATAGCAAAGGTGTGGTAAGCTACACAGACTTAAGTactaaaaaggaaagaaaatgtcattaatCACCTATTTTACTTGAAACTCTTTATCCTGAGAGAAAAGTAAATCTGTAATGAAATTGATATTTCCAAAAACCTGGACTATTTACAGCGATGCTGCCTGTTACAACTCTGTAGCTAAAATAAGGCAGTGACCTATTTTAGCAATAAACCAGCACATTCATCACTCCCAAGCATATtgataaaaccaaaacagaatgCACACAACCCCCCAGACAATCTAAACTTATTTCTATGTGGCTGCACTGTAAACACACAACTATCCCAAGGTTTGCCTAGGCAAACTTTGTCATTTATTACTATTGAAGAGCCCAATGAATTGGAGCAGAAATTAACTTTTGAATCCTCATTAGTGGAAGTACCAGACAGGGAGGCACATCCACgggccaggcagtgccagccagctCAGGAAGCCCCAGGCAGTGGGTGCTGAGCCAGGTTTACAAGCAAAACAGATTCACACATAAATTTTAAGTGCTGAAATCTCAAACTGATGCTTGCAAGGACCACTAAAAACTTTTCTGGGTGTTTCTTGGAGGGTTTGACATCAAAAACTGTTTCTCAGtacgtgattttttttttctgctaatcAGCACCTGTCCTGTGAAAGAGTCTTCAAATCCTCACATTGGAACAGAGAAGATGAGAGACCACAGTTCTACAGGGACCTGCACTGGGAACCagcttgatttaaaaaaaaaaaaaaaaaaaggtatgtaTAATGtagtttattttcctgttaaaatcTGTTTAGTCTGAAGTAAATCTTTGAAACACTCCCTGAGCCACTTCATGACCCTCAGAGAAGCTGACAGAGCAGAGGTGGTTGACCGGCAGGGAGATCAGCTGACACGTTTAGGAAACTTTTTAACACTTATAAGAACTTCAGAAACATCTCCACAGAACAACTTGTACAATGACACTGGGTCAGTTCAGTTTCTGCTTCACCCCCAGCCTTTGGTAAATATCCAAcatatttttatctgttctCTAGACTTTCTTTTATCATGCTCTTGAGACATATCAAGGCTTTGTACATTAAAGGTCTTTTACCTTCCTTTTCAGAGACATTGCCCTGAGGTTTCCTCTGCAAAATGTTGCAGGGTTTATCCTGGATTTTCCATATGCTAGGTCCTTTAGCTGACTCTTTTTGAGATATAAAACTGGGATTTATCTTGAAGTTTGGGGGCTCTCTTCCAGAAATCCCCTGCCTCCTGTTTATCCTGATTCTGCGTGTGGAATCAGGAATGGCATGAGGCAGCAGTGATGATTTAGCATAGTCATTTACCAGAAGAACCATTTCTTATATCAGTTATCTGGATGGTTTAAAGAGCAGATCTGCCACTCTTACCGCAGTAACTGGAGCGTGCTGTCCTGCCATAAGAGGCTGACAGGGTATGGGAAATGCTCTCTGCCTCGGGCTTGAATGGGAGTGGGGTCAAGGAACACCATGACCACCCCAAAACAAGCCAAGGGACACGCTGCCAtcagaggatggagcagcaaTCTGGCAGAGTGCTCTTCCCTACTCTTCAGCTCTAACTCTGCTCTGGAATCACTTGGTTCTCCATCTCTCTCCTATGACTTGTCTAACCCGAAGTCTGTTCCAGGAAAACTAGACTGCTAAATCATTCCCAGCTCCGGAGAGGAAAGTGTATTCTTGTCAGTGACCTTTCCTGGCCTAGCAGGAAGCAGCACTACCCTCTCGTCAggagaggggatggagcaggagtCCGAATGGGCCAGACACAGAGGAAGGAAACGCAGCGACTGGTGAAGGggtggagaaagggaaggagggaggaaacttccaggagggaaggaaacaaaaaacaacaacacgCCCAAAGCCTCGGCGACGCTAAGGCAGCATCCGCGCGGAGCCCGTGAGCCCTCCGGGCTGCACCGCACGCGTGCCCCGCCCGCTCGCACGGTCCGCGGCATCCCGGCCCGCAGCCGGCTCGCTCTTTGTttgcccggcggcggcgggggaaGAACGGCGGCGGGGGGGCCGCAGCCCCACTTCCCCCGAGCGGCTGCGGCAagggggagcagccctgccccgccgcgtcccccccgctccccgcccgcaCCTTCTGGTGCTTCCTCTCCTTCTCGATGCGGTCCATCCTCTCCAGGCGCAGGCGGTCGAGCTCCAGGCGCAGCTCCTCCATCTCGGGGTTGATGTGGTTGCGGctcaccagcacctccaggatCTCCAGCACCCGCACCACCTTGGGCATGAGGCGGGCGATGGCCTCGCAGCCGTGCTGATCGATCACCCGCTCAAACTCCTGCCCCACGGCCGAGGCGATGTCGTACACGTCCATGACCGTCAGCTCCGCCGCGTTCTTCTCCAGGGCGGGCGGcaccccgccgccgccgccgccgtccATGGctcgcccggccccgcggcgcccgcataggcggcggcggggggcgcgCTCCGGGCGGGGCGGTTCccccgcggccgctcccgcTGCCCCGCTCCCGGGCCCCGGCAACTCCCGCGAACTCCGGCCGGCTCGGCCGGGGGTGTTTAAACTTGGCCGGGCGGCGctggcgcggcggcggcgggaggcgggcgCGGCGTccccgccgccaccgccccgccgcccgcggccAATGCCCGGCGCAGGGCGGACCGGGGGCGGCCCTGCGCATgcccgcggcccccgcgccTCCCGGTTCCCGGGGCCGTCCCCGCCCGGAGGAGCCGCGGGGGAAGTCGCTGCCCCGCGGGGATTCGCCGGCGGTGGCGAGAGGAGCGTGGCCGGGCGCGGGCGCGCTTCGCTCGGTGCCTGTCCCGCGTCACCGGGAGGGCTCTCGGTACCGGCCTCTCCTGCGGACTCGCCCGGGGAGGAGAGCCGCGAGTTTGCGGGGCGGAGCTCGGACCCGCCCGTGCTCGCGGTTCGGGTCCCGCACGGGCGGTGGAGCGGGGCCGCAGCGGGGCCAGGGCTGTCCGCGGTGCCCAGCAGCGAGCGAGGGTCCGGGGCCGGCGAGTCCGGACCAGGATGGACGGGGGGTGATGTTCCCCCGCTCGGGAACGGGCCGAGGCTGAGGGATGTCTGCAGGCGCATGGAAGGGCGAACAAGGcgctctgcagctcagcaaggGGCTCGCACACATCGGCGTTAGGGGTTTTAGGCTCTTCTCTGCAAGAGCGCAGAGTCTTTACTGAGCACACGTTCAGAGGGTCGGTGGAGATTTCGCACGTACAAGCAGCTTGCTGGCATGGATCCACTTACAGAGGAAtttaaaggaaactgaaatgcatttttctcgTCTggtttttcagtatttttgctttcaggTGTGACTGTGAAAGTTTGGGTGTTCTTATATCCATAGGGCTTAGGAAGAGATGCTCCAGATGAGTCTCTACAGATAAGCTGAATGTGCCTGGAAATAATTTTAGGTTTCAGTCCTGCTATTTGTTGAATGCAGAGTAGGaagaatgcattttattttggacAATATACAATGAGTAATATCAAAGACTGGAACTAATCAGGAGAAAtagcagcagggctgcaaaaGCCAAGCCTGGAATGACTTGCCACGTGCTGCATGATAATTAATGTTGTGCGTTAATTATCTACTTCTGGCAGATGCAAAACGCCAGCAGAGGTGAATGGGAGGCATGAAGGATGAGAAATGTAACACTGTAGCGCCCAGAAATGCAACACTGTGACACCAGACCAGCCTTTTAATGCAATTCTGTCACAACCTCGTTCTGCAGCAAGGTACAAAATACTGATCTTCCTCATGCCCTGTCAGTGGGTaccagggcagccaggacggGAACAGTCAGTCCCCAAATACCTGAGCCTGGCAATCAATTGCCTACGTTAGAGCAATAACTCAGtgaaaatatatctatatattgTTCGTGAAACTTATTCCCAAAGTTGAACAGCACAGGATattccagggagagcaggaggatgAATAATGGTGTCGTCATCCTTTCCTGGCAAAGGTGCTTAGGAACACacaaggaggaggagcagcctgagcagaAGGCTTGGAGAACACTCTGCAGTACCTCAGGGGAGCAGCTATGCTGTGAAATCATCGTTTTGCCCAAGttagagatgggaaaaggaTTCTTGCCACCAGAATTTGGTACTACGTGAGTTCCTGTTGTTCTGCTCAAGTGTGGGTATAGGGAAAATACAACAATGTAGGGAACACGTGTGGAAATACTAAAACTACAGCCGAGAAAGGTGAAAACCAGCAGAGTTTGTGGTATGGGAAGCAGCAGGTTTGATGTTGGCCTGATCCAAACTCATGGAAAACGACTTGGCAGGAGAAGTCTCTTATCCAGCCACGTGTGTGACCCGCAGCTCCTCAGGCTCAGCCTGTCTTGCGGAATTTTGTCCACACCCTGTGCCTACCctgacacacagctctgctggagggAGAGCAGAAGGTGCCGATGTAAATCTGGCATTTGCCCAGATAAACGTGTCTGAGTGTCACCGGGGGTACAACAACCAGCGCTTATTGGCAAAAGCAACGCAGAAAGATCTCACTGGAAAGCCAGATTGTGATAGTGTTTAACTGTTCCCCACATCGTTGAAACAGCTAGTCACAAAACAGGCTGCCTTGAGCTCAAGCATGaacttctgtatttctgttcGGGAGGTTTAATTGGAAATTAGCGCTTAAACATGGCCATGCAAGGAATGGGTTTTTAAACAGTTACTCTGCGGTGAAGCAGAAACTGGACGTGCCACGACTGTGTTTTCTTAAGCGTGAATAGCCCACGAGCTGCGCTTCCCTACTACCATCCTAAACATTGCCTGCTCCCTGAACATCTCCCTCGCTGCAGCAAGGTCTGATTTCCCAATTTTAGCAGCAGCCTCGGCAGCGGTGACAGCCGCGGTGACAGCCGCCTTGCCTCGCTCCCGcctgccctccttccccccGGAGCGGCGGGAGCCCTCAGGAGCGGCCGGGAGCGCTCAGGAGCGGCGGGGTCCCTCAGGAGCGGCCGGGAGCCCTCAGGAGCGGCGGGGTCCCTCAGGAGCGGCGGGAGCCCTCAGGAGCGGCGGGAGCCCTCAGGAGCGGCGGGGTCCCTCAGGAGCGGCGGGTCCCTCAGGAGCGGCCGGGAGCCCTCAGGAGCGGCGGGGTCCCTCAGGAGCCCCCCCCATCCCCTCAGCCGCCGTTTCCCGCCTCCCGCGCTGGCCCCGCCCCGTTGCCGGGCAACGCCCCCTCATCCCGCTCCCCGCGCCTCGCTCCGATTGGCTCTCACTCCACCGCCCCgccttttctcccctctcatTGGCTGCTCCCGCGCGTGGGTTCCGCCTCCCGCGCCGCGCGGGCGCTGCCTCAGCGCCTCGGCGGTCCCGTTGCCCTTTGTCTCCCGGCGGCCGCCGTAGCGCAGCCCGTACGTGgcagcggggcggcggcggccaatGAGCGGCGGCCCCGTGCGCCGGAAGGGGCGCGGCGCGGGCCGGAAGCGCCGCTCGGTGCCGCCGCCGGTCGCTCCGCCATGTCGCCGGTGCGGGCGGTGCTGGCGCTGGTGGCCGCGCTggcggccccggccgccgcctACTTCGTCAGCATCGACGCGCACGCCGAGGAGTGCTTCCTGGAGCGCGTGCCGTCCGGCACCAAGATGGGGCTCATCTTCGAGGTGGCCGAGGGCGGCTTCCTGGACATCGACGTGGAggtgcggcggcggcggcggcggcgcgggccgACCTTGGGCAGCGGGGCCgtcccggggccgggcccgcgcgCTGCGGCCCCGCTGTGTGCGGGGCTCCCCGGGAGCGAGCGGCGGCACCGgcgggagcggggagcggggccggggccgcccgcgGGGCTCGGGATGCtccgagcggggccggggccgcccgcgGGGCTCGGGATGCtccgagcggggccggggccgctcgCCGGGCCTTGGGGCGGGGTTCCGTGCGGCGGCAGCGCTCAGGGCGCGGCGTGGGCGGCCTCGGGCGGGTCCGGGTGCCGCCCGTGCCGGTGTCACCCCCGGCTCCGCTGCCCGAGGCTCGGGCTGTCCCCCCCCTTCCCGTGCGGTTTCCGGCCCCGGCGCGCTCGGGGAGCCTCGGCACCGGGAATCGTTGGGCGGGAGGATCGCCCGGCGTTGCTCTCTGGAATCAGTTGCCGCCCCTTGAGGAGCAGCGAGGTTCCCCTTGGGTAAAGGTGTTGTGTTTAATGCGGGTCCTTGGCGTCGGGGAGGTTCTGAGCCAATGCTGATCTTCAGAGAGGAGTCGAATCAGGAGATGCTGAGTACGAATTGCTGCCATCGTGTTAGAGAGCAGACAGGGTTTTGTTTGGGATGTGGGAGTTGTTGCTGAGAGTCCTGTAGCAGTTGAAAATGACACAAGGCTGTGACACaggccaggggctggcagctctgagagcCCCTTCACGTGTCCCTGGTgga includes:
- the RILPL1 gene encoding RILP-like protein 1 isoform X1, whose translation is MRLQTSLSLGPFPSGGTSPPVHPGPDSPAPDPRSLLGTADSPGPAAAPLHRPCGTRTASTGGSELRPANSRLSSPGESAGEAGTESPPGDAGQAPSEARPRPATLLSPPPANPRGAATSPAAPPGGDGPGNREARGPRACAGPPPVRPAPGIGRGRRGGGGGDAAPASRRRRASAARPSLNTPGRAGRSSRELPGPGSGAAGAAAGEPPRPERAPRRRLCGRRGAGRAMDGGGGGGVPPALEKNAAELTVMDVYDIASAVGQEFERVIDQHGCEAIARLMPKVVRVLEILEVLVSRNHINPEMEELRLELDRLRLERMDRIEKERKHQKELELVEDVWRGEAQDLLTQIAQLQEENKQLMTNLSHKDINFTEEEFQKHEGMSERERQVMKKLKEVVDKQRDEIRAKDRELGLKNEDVEALQQQQNRLMKINHDLRHRITVVEAQGKALIEQKVELEAYLQTKEQEMGNLRAELGKLREKLQGEDSQASQNGEEVKAEPNNDDCLSESEKMAMDLKDPNRPRFTLQELRDVLHERNELKSRVFLLQEELLYYKSEEMEEETRPPQPTPIIQPKPSTQPESGIKRLFSFFSRDKKRMQASQKNVHFQGTFGEWSHSNRDDSYMEQGQEALQHL
- the RILPL1 gene encoding RILP-like protein 1 isoform X2; amino-acid sequence: MRLQTSLSLGPFPSGGTSPPVHPGPDSPAPDPRSLLGTADSPGPAAAPLHRPCGTRTASTGGSELRPANSRLSSPGESAGEAGTESPPGDAGQAPSEARPRPATLLSPPPANPRGAATSPAAPPGGDGPGNREARGPRACAGPPPVRPAPGIGRGRRGGGGGDAAPASRRRRASAARPSLNTPGRAGRSSRELPGPGSGAAGAAAGEPPRPERAPRRRLCGRRGAGRAMDGGGGGGVPPALEKNAAELTVMDVYDIASAVGQEFERVIDQHGCEAIARLMPKVVRVLEILEVLVSRNHINPEMEELRLELDRLRLERMDRIEKERKHQKELELVEDVWRGEAQDLLTQIAQLQEENKQLMTNLSHKDINFTEEEFQKHEGMSERERQVMKKLKEVVDKQRDEIRAKDRELGLKNEDVEALQQQQNRLMKINHDLRHRITVVEAQGKALIEQKVELEAYLQTKEQEMGNLRAELGKLREKLQGEDSQASQNGEEVKAEPNNDDCLSESEKMAMDLKDPNRPRFTLQELRDVLHERNELKSRVFLLQEELLYYKSEEMEEETRPPQPTPIIQPKPSTQPESGIKRLIFTAIMPMVAAGLIPDDPTLQPIRRLVSLV
- the RILPL1 gene encoding RILP-like protein 1 isoform X4; its protein translation is MRLQTSLSLGPFPSGGTSPPVHPGPDSPAPDPRSLLGTADSPGPAAAPLHRPCGTRTASTGGSELRPANSRLSSPGESAGEAGTESPPGDAGQAPSEARPRPATLLSPPPANPRGAATSPAAPPGGDGPGNREARGPRACAGPPPVRPAPGIGRGRRGGGGGDAAPASRRRRASAARPSLNTPGRAGRSSRELPGPGSGAAGAAAGEPPRPERAPRRRLCGRRGAGRAMDGGGGGGVPPALEKNAAELTVMDVYDIASAVGQEFERVIDQHGCEAIARLMPKVVRVLEILEVLVSRNHINPEMEELRLELDRLRLERMDRIEKERKHQKELELVEDVWRGEAQDLLTQIAQLQEENKQLMTNLSHKDINFTEEEFQKHEGMSERERQVMKKLKEVVDKQRDEIRAKDRELGLKNEDVEALQQQQNRLMKINHDLRHRITVVEAQGKALIEQKVELEAYLQTKEQEMGNLRAELGKLREKLQGEDSQASQNGEEVKAEPNNDDCLSESEKMAMDLKDPNRPRFTLQELRDVLHERNELKSRVFLLQEELLYYKSEEMEEETRPPQPTPIIQPKPSTQPESGIKRLPQFKKIFGTREKL
- the RILPL1 gene encoding RILP-like protein 1 isoform X3 — its product is MRLQTSLSLGPFPSGGTSPPVHPGPDSPAPDPRSLLGTADSPGPAAAPLHRPCGTRTASTGGSELRPANSRLSSPGESAGEAGTESPPGDAGQAPSEARPRPATLLSPPPANPRGAATSPAAPPGGDGPGNREARGPRACAGPPPVRPAPGIGRGRRGGGGGDAAPASRRRRASAARPSLNTPGRAGRSSRELPGPGSGAAGAAAGEPPRPERAPRRRLCGRRGAGRAMDGGGGGGVPPALEKNAAELTVMDVYDIASAVGQEFERVIDQHGCEAIARLMPKVVRVLEILEVLVSRNHINPEMEELRLELDRLRLERMDRIEKERKHQKELELVEDVWRGEAQDLLTQIAQLQEENKQLMTNLSHKDINFTEEEFQKHEGMSERERQVMKKLKEVVDKQRDEIRAKDRELGLKNEDVEALQQQQNRLMKINHDLRHRITVVEAQGKALIEQKVELEAYLQTKEQEMGNLRAELGKLREKLQGEDSQASQNGEEVKAEPNNDDCLSESEKMAMDLKDPNRPRFTLQELRDVLHERNELKSRVFLLQEELLYYKSEEMEEETRPPQPTPIIQPKPSTQPESGIKRLTAVGELGRAAFGHK
- the RILPL1 gene encoding RILP-like protein 1 isoform X5; its protein translation is MRLQTSLSLGPFPSGGTSPPVHPGPDSPAPDPRSLLGTADSPGPAAAPLHRPCGTRTASTGGSELRPANSRLSSPGESAGEAGTESPPGDAGQAPSEARPRPATLLSPPPANPRGAATSPAAPPGGDGPGNREARGPRACAGPPPVRPAPGIGRGRRGGGGGDAAPASRRRRASAARPSLNTPGRAGRSSRELPGPGSGAAGAAAGEPPRPERAPRRRLCGRRGAGRAMDGGGGGGVPPALEKNAAELTVMDVYDIASAVGQEFERVIDQHGCEAIARLMPKVVRVLEILEVLVSRNHINPEMEELRLELDRLRLERMDRIEKERKHQKELELVEDVWRGEAQDLLTQIAQLQEENKQLMTNLSHKDINFTEEEFQKHEGMSERERQVMKKLKEVVDKQRDEIRAKDRELGLKNEDVEALQQQQNRLMKINHDLRHRITVVEAQGKALIEQKVELEAYLQTKEQEMGNLRAELGKLREKLQGEDSQASQNGEEVKAEPNNDDCLSESEKMAMDLKDPNRPRFTLQELRDVLHERNELKSRVFLLQEELLYYKSEEMEEETRPPQPTPIIQPKPSTQPESGIKRLKEF